CTGGCTGCGTTACGGCTATTTTAACCCCTATCTGGGTGAAAAGGCCGAACTTGCCGCGCCCATGCCGGGAGAATGGACAATGCCAGCCCCGCGCGCCAGAGAAGCGGCAACGGAAGATGGGCTGGACGCCGGGGCGGAAGAGGACTCGCGCAACGGTTCAGACAGCGAATAATTAGCGTATTCTGCCGGTTAACATTTTCGGAGCCTTGCAAGTTGTGCGGGGCTCCGATTTTTTTTCGCCTTTGTTTATTTTTGTGACCGATATCACAGTTTTTTCCTGCTAGCAGTGCTGAGGTGAAGTTGCGTAGGGTGTGATTTCCGCACAATCTGCCCGAAAATCAGCGGGCACAGACGGCAGGGATGCAGCAAAAAAAGTCTTGATGATTCTTTCCCTTGACAGGTGAATCGAACATCCCTATCCATTTAGAAAATGAATTTCAATTTTAAAATAAGACGCAACGAAGGAGAATGTCATGAGTAAGGTACTGATTGTTTTTGGTTCCAGCACCGGCAATACGGAAAGCATCGCCCAGAAGCTTGAAGAACTGATTGCCGCTGGCGGGCACGAAGTCACGCTGCTTAACGCGGCGGACGCCTCGGCAGAAAATCTGGCTGACGGTTATGATGCAGTGCTGTTTGGCTGCTCGGCCTGGGGCATGGAAGATCTGGAAATGCAGGACGACTTTTTATCCCTGTTTGAGGAATTTGACCGCATCGGGCTGGCTGGCCGCAAGGTAGCCGCCTTTGCATCCGGCGACCAGGAATATGAACATTTTTGCGGCGCGGTGCCTGCCATTGAAGAGCGCGCCAAGGAACTGGGCGCGACCATCATTGCCGAGGGGCTCAAGATGGAAGGCGATGCCTCCAACGACCCCGAAGCCGTGGCATCGTTTGCCGAGGATGTGCTCAAGCAGCTGTAAAATTCTGCTGCGCACGGCGTTAAGCCTTCCGGCTGCGTCATATGGGCCCGCTGTGTTTCAGGTCAGTGTCATGTCTGCCCTGAAGCCAGCGGGCTTTTTTCTTTGCGTTCATAGCGCAGCTTTTCCCCGTGTCCTACGCTCTGGTTGAACCGGTGCGCAGACAAGGCATTGCGCCTCTTGCCAAACCCTTACGTCAAGTGCAAAATTATCGTTCGCAGGAGCGAAACGTAACGGACAAGCGAGGAGTTCATGGCAATTCTGGTTTGCGGCGGTGCCGGGTATATTGGTTCCCACAATGTGCGCGCCCTTTTGGAGCGTGGCGAAACACCTGTGGTGCTTGACAATTTTCTTACGGGCCATCGTGGTTCTGTTCCGCAGGATGTGCGCCTCTATTCCGGCGATATGCGTGATCCGGCATTGCTTGATGCCGTATTTTCAGAACAGCCCATTGAGGCCGTGATGCACTTTGCCGCCTGCTCCCTTGTGGGTGAGAGCATGGAGCAGCCGCTCAAATATTTTCAGAACAACATACATGGCATGATGGAGCTGCTTGAAGCCATGGCGCGCCACGGGGTGGACAAGATCGTTTTCTCGTCCACGGCTTCGGTCTATGGCGAACCTGATGTCGTTCCCATTCCCGAGCACGCGCCCCTGCGGCCCACCAATCCCTATGGCGAAAGCAAGCTCGCCATGGAGCGGATGATGCATTGGGTGGGAAGGGCGCACGGTATCCGCTCTGTTATCCTGCGTTATTTCAATGTGGCGGGCGCATGGCCTCAGGGCCTTATTGGCGAGGATCACAGGCCGGAAAGTCACCTTATCCCCATCATTCTTCAGGTGCCGCTGGGCAAAAGACCCCATGTCACCATTTTTGGCGATGATTATCCCACACCGGACGGTACGTGCATTCGCGACTACCTGGACGTGATGGAACTTGCCGACGCGCATCTGCGCGCTGTGGATTACCTGCGTGGCGGCGGCGGCAGCGAAGTGTGCAACCTGGGCAACGGCACGGGATTTTCTGTGCGGCAGATGGTGGAAGCCGCGCGCCGTGTGACCGGGCGCGACATTGCCGTCAGCATCGGCGCTCGCCGCCCCGGCGATCCGGCACGGCTGGTGGCCTCCGCCCAGCGCGCCGCCGAGGTGCTGGGCTGGACAGCGCGCGCTGATATAGACAGCATCATCGCCTCGGCCTGGAGTTGGCATTCGCGTAATCCAGATGGGTTTGCCGAATAACATGCCGGTTTGCGCCGCAACTGTCTTGCGCCTGTCCGCTCTGCGGATGGGCGCTTTTTGTGCGGTGCGCCGGAAGGGCAGACCGTGCATCCCCCTCGACATGATCGCCCTTGTGCTTATGTAAAACGTATGCGCTGCCTGCGCCGGGAGGAACCCATGCCCAGATTAGGACGAACGAGTTGTCTCCTTATTTGCACATTCATGCTGTTGGCTCTGCTGCCGGGTCTGCCGCTGGCGGTCTTTGGAGCTTCGCCCTCAGCTTCGGAGGTTTCGATGCAAAACACATATCCCATGCCGCCGCTTTCAGGCCTTGAGGCGGACGTGCTGTTGCGCAAGGCCACAGAGCCGCCCAATACGGGCAAATATGTCAACAATCATGAGGCGGGCACCTATATCTGCCGCCAGTGCGGCATGCCGCTCTATCATTCTGACGACAAGTTCGAGTCCGGCTGCGGCTGGCCCAGCTTTGACACGGCAGTGCCTGGTGCGGTGCGCCGTGTGCCCGATGCCGATGGCCGCAGGGTTGAGATTATCTGCGCCAACTGCGGTGGGCATCTGGGGCATGTGTTTGAGGGCGAAGGATTCACAGAAAAAAACACGCGCCATTGCGTCAATTCGCTGTCCATGAGTTTTGCCCCTGCGGGCAGCGATGCGGAAAAAGCGGCTCTGGGGCGGCTGGCTGCCCAAAAGGAAACCTCCGCTGCCGGAGGCGCTCCGCTGGCGGATGTGGGAGCTTCGGAGCAGGACGTTGCCTCTGGAGGATGCACGGCCACAGCTATTGTGGCTGGCGGCTGCTTCTGGGGGGTGGAAGACGCTTTTCAGAAAATACCGGGAGTGTGCGAGGCGATATCGGGTTATACGGGCGGTCACACGGTCAACCCCAGTTATGAAGACGTGTGCCGGGGCGATACCGGCCATGCGGAGTCCGTGCTGGTGCGCTATAACCCCTCGCGCGTGGGCTACGAGCAGATTTTGCGCCGCTTTTTTGAAATTCACGACCCAACCCAGCTCAACAGGCAGGGGCCGGACTGGGGCGAGCAGTACCGCTCTGCGGTCTTTTATAAGGGGGCGGAGCAAAAGGCTGTGGCAGAAAAGCTGGTGGCCCGCCTGCGGGAGCTTGGCTACAAGATGGTTACGCAGATTGCGCCTGCCGGGCCTTTTTATGAGGCCGAGGCCTACCACCAGGATTTTGCCCGCCGCACGGGGCGGGGCGTATGCCACATGTCTGTGCCGCGCTTTTCGCAGCGGGTGGATGGAAGCCCGGTTAAGTAAAAGGTTTGGTGAGGGCAGCGGCCCGCTATTTTCACCCATTGCACGCAGACAGGCCCGTTTCAGGTGGTGGAGCATTTGCTCTCCCTGAAACGGGCCTGAATTTTTTTGAATCTTTTGCAGTTAACGCAGAATCTGGGCAGTGGAGGCGCAGGGCAGGCCAAAGGCTTCGGCCACGCCAGCAAAGGTGCACTGCCCATCAACCGTATTCAGGCCGCGCTCAAGGGCGATATTTTCGCGGCAGGCGTTCTTCCAGCCTTTGTCCGCCAGTTCCAGGGCAAAGGGCAGGGTCGCGTTGGTCAAGGCATAGGTTGAAGTGACCGGCACGGCGCCGGGAATGTTGGCAACGGCATAGTGGATGACGCCGTGCTTTTCATAGGTGGGTTCGTGGTGGGTTGTGGGCCTGCCCGCCGTGGTTTCAAACGAACCGCCCTGGTCAATGGCCACGTCCACCACCACGCTGCCGGGGCGCATGGTTTTGATCATGGCTTCTGTCACCAGTTTCGGGGCCATGGCGCCGGGAATAAGCACGGAGCCGATAACAAGGTCGGACTCCTGAACAGCCCCGGCGATATTGTATTCATTGGAAGCAAGGGTCTGGACGCGGGAAGAGAAAATGTCGCCCAGATAGCGCAGGCGGTTCAGATTGTTGTCCAGAATGGTAACTTCCGCGCCAAGGCCCATGGCCATCTTGGCGGCTTCCGTACCCACGGTGCCGCCGCCCACAATGGCGACCCTGGCGCGCTGCACACCAGCCACGCCGCCCAGCAGCATACCCGCGCCGCCTGCCTGTTTGGTCAGGATGTAGGAACCCATCTGCACGGCCATACGGCCCGCTACTTCAGACATGGGGGCCAGCAGCGGCAGGCTGCGATCCTTGGGCTGTACGGTTTCGTAGGCAAGGCCCACCACCCCGGAATTGAGCAGGGCGTCGGTAAGTTTCTTGTCCGCCGCAAGGTGCAGGTAAGTAAAGAGCAGCAGACCGGGGCGAAAATATTTGTATTCGCTGGGCAGTGGTTCCTTGACCTTCATGATCATTTCAGCCTTGGCCCATACATCGCCCACTGGCAGCATGCTCGCGCCAGCCTTGGCAAATTCGTCATCGCCAATACGGCTGCCAAGCCCTGCGCCGCTTTCTACCAGAACCTTGTGCCCGTGGTCAGTGAGCGCCTTGACCCCGGCGGGCGTGATGCCCACACGGTATTCATCGGCCTTGATCTCCTTGGTGACGCCAATAATCATGGATAGTCCTCGCAAGCTTATGGTTGTGGCGAAACCGGCAATGCCGATCACGCGGGGGCATGCTTCTTCCATGGTCTGGGGCGCGGGGGGGATGACGCCTTGCGGGCGGCCTGATCCGCCCGATATGAAATCGTATATTTTTTCCCGTTTATCAGCAATAAAATTGCAATGTTTTGCGGAGTGTTCTTACAGGCAATCGCACAAGGTGCGTTCCCGCAATGATTTGAGCCGGATGCCGCCGTTGAGGATTTCGCCCCGCAGTTCGCGCAGCCGGCGATCCATATCCGGGGGAAGATTCTTGCCAGCCGCAGCCTTGAAAGGCTCCATGGACGTAATGTCCACACCGCCGTTTTGCAGATCGCGCACGAGGATTTCCTTGCCTGCAAAGTGGCCGGATGCCGTAGCGGCTATGATGTCGTACGTGGCCTTGTTGGGGTGCTTGAGGATGGAGGTGAGCACATGGCCGGGCAGCAGATTGTCCTTGTCGGTGTTCAGGCCCACGGCGTAGGCGTTGCGCGCTTTAACCTCCTGCAAGGCAGGGCCGTTGCCCATGCCGCTGGCCAGCACCAGGATGTCCGCTCCCTGGTCGAGCAGATTCTTCGCTGCGGCGCGGCCAGCCTCCGCATTGGCAAAAGAACCTGTAACCGTGTTGACGACACGCACCTCAGGATCAATCACGCGCGCGCCCTCTGTGAATCCTCCCAGCAGGGAGCGCATGGAGGGGCAGTCCTCGCCCGTTATCCAGCCGATAATCTTGCGTCCGCTTATGCCGGGCATGCCGGTCTGGCGCGCAAGCATGGCCGCAGCCGCCCCGGCAAGATAGGCCGCCTGCTCGTCGGCAAAGGTTACGGACATTATATTGGGCGCGCGGATGCCGGCATCAATGCAGCCAAACATGGTGCGGCGAAAGTTTGCGGCGTTGTTGCGCAGCACTTCGTGCAGGCCATTGGAGGCCACCAGCACCAGATCATTGTTGCCCGAAGCCGTACGAAACATTTCCTGAAGCGCCGCCTCGTCATGCCCTGGCTGGGCTGTAATCACTGCGGCCTTGATGCCCAGTTCGCGCTCGGCCTGCCTCAGGCCGTCAACAAGGCTGTCGTTCCAGTCGTTGTCGCCCGTAGGCGTTTCAAGCAACAGGGCCACGCGCAAGGGGCCTTGCGGCTTTTCGGCGCCAGCGCAATGGGCGGGCTGGGAAAAGCCAAGGCAAAGGAAGAGCAGAAGTGTCAGCATAAGGGACACGGGGCGGAGTGAGAACATGGATTTTCCTTGGAATGAATGTGCGGGCAGCGGGAGTTGTTTTTTAAGGTTTTGGGCAGGCAGACCGCGCCTTTTTCGCCATGCGCAATATATCGCTGTGGCTTTTGCGGCGCAAGAACATCTGCTGGCGGACAGTGCGCAAATAAATGCAAAATTTTTTTATGTGTTTAATTTTTTAATAAGGCTGAATGCCGCCAATTATATCCATCAAGTTTAATTTAACTTATTTTGTTGTTGTCAGCAAAATTTATAGTTTGATTAATCAAACAAGTTAACGTACACACCTTGACTTGCGAATGTGAAATAAATAACGTGTTGCTTGTGAACAAAGTAACATGAAGTGCAGGATTGTTATTGCGATAATTCTGCTGAAATTATTGAAAATTATTGCAAGGAAGGTTCCCATGTCTGTTGATGCACAGCCTCGCTGGTTTGATGCCCAGGCCATTGGTACAGCTCTGGAAAGGGAAACAGCACCTGACGCCGCAGAGCTTCGGGATATCCTCAACAAGTCACTTGAATTGCAGCCTTTAACCTTGGCGGAAACCGTTGCCCTCATGCGTGTGCAGGACGGGGTGGGCGTTGGCCGCATCATGGCTGCCGCCGATGAAGTTAAGCAAAAGGTTTACGGCGACCGCATTGTGCTTTCTGCACCCCTGCACATCTCCAACCACTGCGGCAGCGAATGCCTGTATTGCGCCAACCGCAAAAGCAACAAGGCCGTTGAGCGCAAGTACATGACCTCGCCTGAAATGCGCGAGGCAGCCCTCAAGCTTATCCGTCAGGGGCACAAACGTATTTTCCTTGTCAGCGGGCAGTTGCCCAATGCCGATATTGAATATCTGGCCGAGGCCATCAGCATCCTGTACACAGCCTTTGACGGCGTGGGCGAAGTGCACAGCGTCAACGTAAACGTGGGCGCTCTGGAATCGCACGAGTATGCCGCCCTGCTGGAATCGTATGTGGGAACCGTGCTGATCTATCAGGACACCTACCACGAGGCCAGTTATCGCGCGGCCCACATCTCTGGCCCCAAGAGTGATTACTACGCCCGGCTGAACGCCGCAGATGTTGCCTTTCAGGCGGGTGTGCCGGACGTGGGCGGCGGCCTGATGCTGGGTCTTGGCCCCTGGCAGTATGACCTGCTGGGTATTGTGCAGCATCAGGCGCACTTGTTGCGGGCCTATGACACCGGCTGCCGCACCCTGAGCCTGCACCGCATGCGTTGCGCCCCCGGCAGCAACATGCAAACGCCCTATCCCGTGAGCGATGCCGACTACCTGCGCTGCGTGGCCATTGCCCGGCTGGCGGTTCCTTACGCTGGCATCATCCTGACCACCAAGGAACCTGCGGGCCTGTGGCGCGATGGCTGTAGCGCGGGCGCTTCGCAACTGCTCACAGGCAGCGTTGCCAACCCCTACGGCAACTGGATTGACAATCCCGAGCACAAGGTTCCCTACCCCATTGGCGAAGACTGCCATGTGGATGAAGTGGTGCGTTTTCTGCTGGAAGAAGCTCGCCACCTGCCGTCATTTTGCGCGGCCTGCCCCCGGTTGGGGCGCACGGGCGAGGAGTTCCTTTCCATGGTGCGCGAGTGCGGCATGAAAAACCAGTGCGGCCCCAACTCTGCGGCGTCGTTCCTGGAATTTCTGCTGCACTACGCAACGCCTTATACGCGCATGATTGGCGAACAGCTGTTGGCCGAAAAAATGGACAGGATGACCACGGGTGAGCTTGGCGCGGCCAAGAGGCTGCTGACCAAGGTGCGCGCTGGCCGTATTGACGAATTCATTTAACAGACCGCTTGCAGATAAAACCCTCAACGGCGAGCGTACTCTGTTATTAACGCAAAAAGGCGGGCTTTATGCCCGCCTTTTTGCGTGTTGACAGCGTCAACACAGTCGGAAATCAGGAGCCGGTTGCGGCTTTGCCGCACCGATGAGCGACTGGTTTCCGTGTATTCCGCCCGGCGGCTTTGCTGACGCTGGCGGCGCAAATGCCGCAAAGCGGCGTTTGATCAGTATCAGTCGGGCTTCATGCCCGCCTTTTTGTGTGTTGGCGTTGTCAGGTTGTGTCAGCAGTCAGCTCCCCGGCCAGCCTATCCACACTAAGTAAAGAAAAACCAGGTCAGCAGAGCGAACAGCGGCACAAGAATGCAGACCGACCACAGAATGTAGCCGAAAAATCCGGGCATACGCACGCCCTGATCTTCCGCAATGGCTCGCACCATAAAGTTGGGCGCGTTGCCTATGTAGCTGCATGCGCCCATAAAGACCGCGCCAGCCGAAATGGCCGCCAGAGTTTCGGGCATATGGTGCATGAGCGTTTGCGCATCACCCCCCGCCGTGTTGAAAAAGACCATGTAGGTCGGGGCGTTATCCAGAAAACTGGAAAGAATGCCCGTCAGCCAGAAGTACATGGCATTGACCGGCTGCCCATCGCGCGAGACCAGTTCCACCAGCGGGGCCAGCGCGCCGGAGGTTCCTGCCTTGAGAATGGCCATGGCCGGAATCATGCTGACAAAAATACCAAAGAACAGTTGGGCCACTTCTTCAATGGGCCCCCACGAAAAACCGTTCAGTTCGCGGCATCTGCGGCTGGTATGGCGCATGGAAAGCCACGCCAGGAAGAGCAGGGCGGCATCGCGCAGCACGTTTTGCGCTTCCAGCGGCACACCGCCCACCGTGGCGATGGTTCCCAGCGGGAACAGACCGGAAAGCAGCACGGCAAGCACCACGCCAAGCAGAAACAGCAGGTTGATCTTGCCGTCAAGTCCGAGTTTTTCCTGGCTGGGCAGTACCTGCCCCGGCCTCTCTGGCGCGGCGTCAGCAGGGCTGCTCGGCGGTACGGGGCGGCCTTCCTTGTTATAGAGCACCATGTCCAGAACAAAATAGATTGCCAGCAGGGCTGTGGACAGGCTCAGGGTTTTCAAAAACAGGTGCGAGGTAGTCCAGAAAAAGTCCACGCCCTTCAAAAAACCCAGAAACAGCGGCGGATCGCCCAGGGGCGAGAGGGAACCGCCGATGTTTGCCACCAGAAAAATGAAAAATACCACAGAATGCACGCGGTACTTGCGGTGCGCATTGGCCCGCAGCAACGGGCGCACAAGCAGCATGGCGGCTCCTGTGGTGCCCATCCAGCTTGCCAGCACGGTTCCTATGGCGAGAATGCCCAGATTCACTGGCGGAGTGCCTGTGAGGGAGCCTTTAAGGCGTACCCCGCCCGCAACCGTGTACAGCGAAAAAAGGAGTACAAGGAAAGGCACGTAATCCAGCAGGATGATGTGGCAGAATTCATAGAAGGTCACGCCGGGGCCATAGGCCGCAAGGCATGGGACAAGAAAGGTGAGCGCCCAGAAAATGGAAATCTTGCCTCGATGATGTTCCCAGAAAACATGGGCGGTCAGCGGCAGTATGGCTATGGAAAGCAGCATGCCCGCAAAAGGGATGATCCACCATGCGGAGAGGGTGCCGGGAACTGTAAGATGGTCGGCGGCGGCAAGAGCCGTGTAGGGAGTAAGCAGCAGTGCGCTCAGAGCATATGCAGAGAGGCGGAGTAGATTCATGTTGCTCCTGAAAAAAGTGAATGGATTGCAGGCCGATAAGAAAAATCGGCCAAGACTAGTGCATTAAATGTACCCGAATTGGCATTATCCGTCCATCCCTGCAGATCGGCGCACTTGCCTGAAAGGCCGTTTTCTGCCACACAAGGGCAGCAATCAATTACAATAGTGTAAGGAATCAGCTATGCCCAAAGAACCTACGGCACGGCGCAAGGCCCGCTTTCTGGAAGTGCTGAGTCACCGCCAGCCGGACCTAACGCTGGTGCTTGCCAATATTCACGACCCGCACAACGTTTCGGCCATTTACCGCTCGTGCGATGCCTTTGGCGTCAGCCGTGTGCACCTGTATTACACCAACACGGCTTTTCCCGCGCTGGGGCGCAAGACCTCTGCCTCTGCCCGCAAGTGGGTGGAAAGCGTGCGCCATAAAACCAGCGAAGACATGCTTGCCGACCTGCGCGGTCAGGGCATGCAGGTGCTTGCTACCTCGTTTACAGAAAAGGCCCGCCCCATGCGGGAATGGGATTTTACCTGCCCCACAGCAGTGATTATGGGCAACGAGCACAGCGGCGTTGAGCCGGAACTGCTGGCCGCCGCCGATGGCGAGCTGTACATCCCCATGTACGGCATGATCCAGAGCTTCAACGTGTCTGTGGCTTCGGCCATTATTCTTGCAGAAGCAGCCCGCCAGCGCGAGGCCGCAGGCATGTACGCCACCCCGCGCTTTGATGAGGCAACTCTCGCAACCCGTCTTGGGGAGTGGCTGGAAAAATAGCGATAGCCCGAACTGGCCGATATCCGGCCACGAAAGCCTGGGCCGCCCGCGCGGCGTATGCGGGCGATACTTCGGGCTTCCGCCGCATGTAACTATTCGCCAATGAATAGTCATGAACAATCCCGCGTTGATCTGTCAGGCCTATGCTTTTGCCACTGTTGTACTGTGGTCAACCGCCTATGTGTACACCAAGGTTGCGCTGGCGTTTTTTACGCCGGGGCCGCTGGGCCTTGTGCGGTGCGCGGTGGCATCGCTGGCATTTGTTGGGATTCTGCTGGCAAGGGGCAGGGCGAGCGGGGGATTTTTTGTTCCTTCTGTCCGGCATCTGCCCCTGTTTGCGGCGTCAGGGCTGAGCGGTTTCACGCTGTATCTGCTGGCCTTCAATGAGGGTTCCATCTCCCTCAATCCCACCACCAACTGCATTGTCATTTCCACAGCACCCATTCTGACGGCGGCGCTGGCACGCCTGTTCTTCAGCGAGCGTTTGCCCGTGCTGCGCTGGCTTGCGCTTGCCCTGGCATTTGGCGGCGTAGTGGTGATGAACGGCGGCGGGCGCGGATTTATGCTGGCTCCCGGCATGGGCTGGGTGCTGGTGGCCGCAGTGCTCATAAGCCTGTATAATATTACGCAGCGCACATTGTCGCGGCACTACGGATCCATGGAAATCGCGGCCTGGAGTTTCTTTGCGGGTACGCTCTTTTTGCTGTACTGCCTGCCGCAAACCGTGCCCCAGGTCCAGGCTGCGCCCGCCAGGGCGCTCTGGCTTGCGCTTTTTCTGGGGATTTTCCCCAGCGCGGCTGCCTATCTGCTCTGGACAAAAGCCCTTGCCCTTGCCCCGCGCACAAGCCTTGTGACCAACTACATGTTCCTGACGCCCTTTTTGTCCATGCTGCTTGATTTCGTGGTGACGGGCGGCCTGCCTGAGGCCTCCACCTTTGCGGGCGGGGCGATCATCATGGGGGCTTTGGTACTGTTCAGCCTTGCGGGCAAGCGGGGCTAAACGGTTCTTTTGCTTTCTGGCAACGTCAGAGAATAAAATAGCCATGTAGCTGTTGCCGCCACGTTGACTTTTTACACAAAAACAAGGCCCGTTTCTGCTGGATGTTTCCGGCAGAAACGGGCCTTTCCCTTGCGGGAACCCAACCCTGATTTTTATGCTGAGCTGCTAATCAGCCTGCGGCTGCACCAGCTTGTCAAAACTTTTGCCATTCCACTGAAAACTTACGTCATTGTCTACCGGAACATGGGCCATGCCCGTATTGGTCCAGAACATGGGCTGCGCCTTGAGGCCGCCAAGGCCAAGGCAGATCATGACCGTAGCCTGGACATCGGGCGGCATTTTGCGGCCCGGGGCAAAAAAGGCGCTTATGTCCGGCTCTTGCGGGGTGTCCACAGGCACGGCGCGGCCTGATGTGTCAACCCGCCACAGCTCAAGGGTGCACACAGCGCCGCCCAGAGTGCCGAATGCGGCAAGTACGGAGCCGTCCGTGGCGTTGCGGAACAGGCGCAGGGCAACGGCTGTATCCCTGAACGGCATGGAGGCGAACACCAGAACGTCCTCCGTTTCTCCGGCGATCTCCCAAAATTCCGAATGCCCTGCGGAAAGCAGTTTCTGCTTTTCCTGCGGGCTCAGACCTTCAGGAGTGTTTTCAAAAATACTTTCGGGCAGCAGTGCAAAGATACTGCGGGCATTGACCTCGCTTTCGGTGGCCTGCGCAGAATCCGACAGTGCGGCAAGCAACAGAACAATCAGTAAACAATGTATATGACGCGGCATACATCCTCCCGCAGACAGATGGTTGCAGAAACAGACGTGCTGTAAAAATTTTTATACCGCTTTCGGCAAGGCTTGTCCATGCACGCAGGCAAAGGATTGCGCGATCCGGGCGGTTGGGCGGCGGCGGGCGCATTTTGCAGCGGCTGGCGCGCGCAAAAATACGCTGGCTCTGCCCTTGCCAATGCCCCTTGGGCCGCTTACATATGCTTTCATGAACACAAGCAAGCCCTGCATCCACATCGAAAAGGCCCGCCAGCACAATCTCAAAAACATCAGCCTGGACATCCCCCGCGACGAGCTGGTGGTGATTTGCGGCCCGTCAGGTTCCGGCAAGTCAACGCTGGCGTTCGATATCGTGTACGCCGAAGGCCAGCGCCGCTATGTGGAATCGCTGTCTGCCTACGCCCGCCAGTTTTTGCCCCAGATGGACAAGCCGGACGTGGAAAAGATCGAGGGGCTTTCGCCCGCAATCTCGCTTGAACAGCAGAGCGTTTCGCGCAACCCGCGTTCAACCGTGGGAACGGTCACGGAAATTTACGACTTTTTGCGCGTATTTTTTGCCCGGCTTGGGCGCATGTATTGCCCCCAGTGCGGGCGGCCCATCGAGGCCCGCGCAGCAGATGAAATCATTGGCGATATCATGGCCCTGCCGCAGGGCACCAAGTTTATGGTCATGGCTCCGCTGGTGGAACTTCAGAAGGGCACGCACCAGGACAAGTTCAAAAAGCTCAAGGCCGAAGGCTTTGCCCGTGTGCGCGTCAACGGCGAGTTTTATACGCTGGACGATGTGCCCACGCTGGACAAGAACAAGAAGCACTCCATTGATCTGGTGGTTGACCGCCTGGTGAACAAGGAGGGCATTCGGGGGCGTCTGGCGGATTCGGTTGAGCTGGCCCTGCGCTACGGGGAGGGCCGACTTGTGCTGCACGAGCCGGACAAAGCCGCCGCAGGGCAGGATGCAGACACAGTGCATTCCACCACCTCGGTATGCGCGCATTGCCGTATTTCTCTGCCCGCGCCCAGCCCGCAGCTGTTTTCGTTCAACGGGCCGCAGGGCGCCTGCCCGCGTTGCGTGGGCCTCGGCGGCGTGGATTATTTTGAGCCGCGCCTCATTGCGCCCAACATGGGCCTTTCGCTGAACACGGGCGCGCTGTTGCCCTGGGCCACGGACAAAATGTTCAGCCGCTATGAGGACTCCCTCAAGGCTCTGGGCAAGCGCTTCAAATTTCAGCTTTCCACGCCGCTGGAGCAGTTTAGTGAAGATGCGCTTTCCGCTCTTTTTTACGGAGAGGATGAACAGGGCCGCCCAGCGCGCGCCTCGTTGGGCCTGCGCCGCAACTGGATGGGCGGCAGCGTTGCCCTTGGTGCTGGCGGCGATTATCAGAGCGAGCATTTTTCTGACGCACTGCGTGCGCAGGGGCAGGTGGGCGT
The window above is part of the Desulfovibrio desulfuricans DSM 642 genome. Proteins encoded here:
- a CDS encoding DMT family transporter, which encodes MNNPALICQAYAFATVVLWSTAYVYTKVALAFFTPGPLGLVRCAVASLAFVGILLARGRASGGFFVPSVRHLPLFAASGLSGFTLYLLAFNEGSISLNPTTNCIVISTAPILTAALARLFFSERLPVLRWLALALAFGGVVVMNGGGRGFMLAPGMGWVLVAAVLISLYNITQRTLSRHYGSMEIAAWSFFAGTLFLLYCLPQTVPQVQAAPARALWLALFLGIFPSAAAYLLWTKALALAPRTSLVTNYMFLTPFLSMLLDFVVTGGLPEASTFAGGAIIMGALVLFSLAGKRG
- a CDS encoding TrmH family RNA methyltransferase, with the protein product MPKEPTARRKARFLEVLSHRQPDLTLVLANIHDPHNVSAIYRSCDAFGVSRVHLYYTNTAFPALGRKTSASARKWVESVRHKTSEDMLADLRGQGMQVLATSFTEKARPMREWDFTCPTAVIMGNEHSGVEPELLAAADGELYIPMYGMIQSFNVSVASAIILAEAARQREAAGMYATPRFDEATLATRLGEWLEK
- a CDS encoding sodium:proton antiporter, with product MNLLRLSAYALSALLLTPYTALAAADHLTVPGTLSAWWIIPFAGMLLSIAILPLTAHVFWEHHRGKISIFWALTFLVPCLAAYGPGVTFYEFCHIILLDYVPFLVLLFSLYTVAGGVRLKGSLTGTPPVNLGILAIGTVLASWMGTTGAAMLLVRPLLRANAHRKYRVHSVVFFIFLVANIGGSLSPLGDPPLFLGFLKGVDFFWTTSHLFLKTLSLSTALLAIYFVLDMVLYNKEGRPVPPSSPADAAPERPGQVLPSQEKLGLDGKINLLFLLGVVLAVLLSGLFPLGTIATVGGVPLEAQNVLRDAALLFLAWLSMRHTSRRCRELNGFSWGPIEEVAQLFFGIFVSMIPAMAILKAGTSGALAPLVELVSRDGQPVNAMYFWLTGILSSFLDNAPTYMVFFNTAGGDAQTLMHHMPETLAAISAGAVFMGACSYIGNAPNFMVRAIAEDQGVRMPGFFGYILWSVCILVPLFALLTWFFFT